In Thunnus maccoyii chromosome 3, fThuMac1.1, whole genome shotgun sequence, the following proteins share a genomic window:
- the LOC121894249 gene encoding transketolase-like, which translates to MEDYHKPDQQTVQALRNIANRLRINSIKATTAAGSGHPTSCCSVAEIMSVLFFHTMKYRPEDPRNFNSDRFIMSKGHAAPALYSMWVETGFLKESEMLSMCQVDSNLEGHQTTRQQFVDVTTGSLGQGLGVACGMAYTGKYFDKSSYRVYCLVGDGEMSEGAVWEAMSFASYYQLDNLVAIMDINRLGQSDPAPLQHHVEKYQKRCEAFGWHAIIVDGHSVEELCKALSQPRHQPTAIIAKTIKGKGIPAAEDKLGWHAKTLPKDMAEMVMKDLQSRIMNSSKHLYPPAPVEDSPPVSLRNVRMPSAPSYKAGEKIATRKAYGMALAKLGRYNERVVALDGDTNNLTYSEIFKNEHPNRFVECYIAQQNMVGVAMGCAARDRNVVFASTLASFFTRAYDQLRMAAISESNINLCGSHCGLSTGEEGPSLMGLEDMAMFRALPTATIFYPSDGVSTEKAVELAASTKGVCYIRTSRQDSAIIYNSNEDFHVGQAKVVYQSKEDQVTVVAAGVTLHEALAAAEHLKKERISIRVIDPFTIKPLDVKTIIDHTRATRGRILTVEDHYYEGGLGEAVCSAMVNESGFSLHRLAVSHVPRCGKPHELLKIYGIDRDAIAQAVRKMLSSSTNAK; encoded by the exons ACACCCCACATCATGCTGCAGTGTGGCAGAAATCATGTCTGTGCTTTTCTTCCACACCATGAAGTACCGCCCTGAAGACCCAAGGAACTTCAACAGTGACCGCTTCATCATGTCCAAG GGCCATGCTGCTCCAGCCCTGTACTCCATGTGGGTTGAAACAGGCTTCCTGAAGGAGAGCGAGATGCTGAGCATGTGCCAGGTTGACTCTAACCTGGAAGGCCACCAAACCACT AGGCAGCAATTTGTGGATGTAACTACTGGCTCTTTGGGACAGGGTCTTGGTGTGGCCTGTGGAATGGCTTATACCGGGAAATACTTTGACAAATCCAG TTATCGTGTGTACTGCCTGGTGGGGGATGGTGAGATGTCAGAGGGTGCTGTGTGGGAGGCCATGTCCTTCGCCTCCTACTACCAGCTTGACAACCTGGTGGCCATCATGGACATCAACCGCCTGGGCCAAAGTGACCCTGCACCCCTGCAGCATCACGTAGAGAAATATCAGAAACGCTGTGAAGCTTTTGG TTGGCATGCCATCATTGTGGATGGACACAGTGTGGAAGAGCTTTGCAAGGCTCTGAGCCAGCCACGCCATCAGCCTACAGCCATCATTGCTAAAACCATCAAGGGCAAAGGCATTCCAG CTGCTGAAGATAAGCTGGGTTGGCATGCCAAAACTCTGCCCAAAGACATGGCCGAGATGGTTATGAAGGATCTGCAGAGTCGAATCATGAACAGCAGCAAACACCTGTACCCTCCTGCTCCCGTAGAGGACTCCCCTCCGGTCAGCCTGAGGAACGTCAGGATGCCCAGCGCACCCAGTTACAAGGCTGGAGAAAAG ATTGCCACGCGTAAGGCCTACGGGATGGCGCTGGCCAAGTTGGGCCGCTACAATGAGCGTGTTGTGGCCCTTGATGGAGACACAAACAACCTCACCTACTCAGAGATCTTCAAGAATGAGCATCCCAACCGTTTTGTGGAGTGCTACATTGCTCAGCAGAACATG GTCGGTGTTGCCATGGGATGTGCTGCCCGTGACAGGAACGTCGTGTTTGCCAGTACTCTTGCTTCCTTTTTCACCCGTGCTTATGACCAGCTTCGCATGGCAGCCATCTCAGAAAGCAACATCAATCTATGTGGCTCCCACTGCGGCCTGTCCACTG GAGAGGAAGGCCCCTCCCTGATGGGTCTAGAGGACATGGCTATGTTCAGGGCCCTTCCCACAGCAACCATTTTCTATCCCAGCGATGGTGTGTCTACAGAGAAGGCTGTGGAACTGGCTGCAAGCACAAAG GGTGTTTGCTACATCCGGACCAGCCGCCAAGACAGCGCCATCATCTATAACAGCAATGAAGACTTCCATGTTGGACAGGCTAAG GTGGTTTACCAGAGCAAGGAGGACCAGGTGACCGTGGTGGCCGCTGGAGTGACTCTGCATGAGGCTCTGGCTGCAGCTGAACATCTAAAGAAAG AGAGGATCTCCATCAGGGTCATTGACCCGTTCACAATCAAACCGCTGGATGTCAAAACCATCATCGACCACACACGTGCCACCAGGGGAAGAATCCTCACTGTGGAAGACCATTACTATGAGG GTGGCCTTGGGGAGGCAGTGTGCTCAGCAATGGTCAATGAGTCTGGCTTCAGTCTGCATCGCTTGGCTGTGTCCCATGTCCCCCGCTGTGGCAAACCACACGAGCTGCTCAAGATCTATGGCATCGATCGTGATGCCATCGCCCAGGCCGTCCGCAAGATGCTCAGCAGCTCCACCAATGCCAAGTAA
- the bicd2 gene encoding protein bicaudal D homolog 2 — protein MSMEEQEYPEAVLVTEAGPQWLQAEVERLTRELRETTHEKIQAAEYGLAVLEEKQQLKQRFDELETEYETVRQELDQLKEAFGQAYSTHRKVAADGESREESLILESASKEALYQRKVLELQNELRQAKASITSAQAENDRLSSIALEMRENSDLAELQRSQLRDDIREYKVRETRLLQDYSELEEENISLQKQVSVLRQNQVEFEGLKHEIRRLEEDSQCLNSQLEEAMRLREIAERQLTEALETIKTEREQKAALRKELSHYMTIGGSVYNSSLNISIDNLKLNDDPSAVTEPDNDDLIRGFENGLIKTGEGDEDNRAAVNKRGEPIKPAPSLVDDLLSELNISEIQKLKQQLVQVEREKVALINSLQESQKQLEQAYGTVSEQKETVNKLTENLSAMRKLQASKERHSALDSEKDRDSHDDGDYYELDINGPEILKCKYTVAVSEAGELRQELKTLKAQYEECRTQYEDERARLESEVQDLRSRLASLEKISQTDKAEVARLEKELRLVTEAAGESLGSLNVAQDELIAFSEELANLYNHVCMCNNETPNRVMLDYYKEGKAIIRRGQEGGKEHHSSVLLTNGLITETDPAKSNSSSTTVAPAPAPEHRPEPMNIYNLVAIIRDQIRHLQQAVDRTTELSRQRLANLELSTVADKDKEACMAEILKLKSLLSTKREQIATLRAVLKANKQTAEIALANLKSKYDSEKVMVTETMMKLRNELKALKEDAATFSSLRAMFATRCDEYVTQLDDMQRQLAAAEDEKKTLNSLLRMAIQQKLALTQRLEDLEFDHEQARRNSATAVGAKGKKKGKGASSSHH, from the exons ATGTCTATGGAGGAGCAGGAATATCCCGAGGCGGTATTGGTGACAGAGGCCGGGCCGCAATGGCTCCAAGCCGAGGTCGAGCGTCTCACTCGGGAGCTGCGAGAAACGACCCATGAAAAGATCCAGGCGGCTGAGTACGGGCTGGCGGTGCTGGAGGAGAAACAACAGCTCAAGCAGCGATTTGATGAGTTGGAGACAGAGTATGAGACGGTCAGACAGGAGCTGGATCAGCTGAAGGAG GCCTTTGGGCAAGCTTACTCAACCCACAGGAAGGTGGCAGCAGATGGGGAAAGCAGGGAAGAATCGCTGATCCTGGAGTCCGCCAGTAAGGAGGCTCTCTACCAGCGGAAGGTCCTAGAGTTGCAGAATGAGCTTCGACAGGCCAAAGCCTCCATCACCAGCGCACAAGCTGAAAACGATCGTCTGTCATCCATCGCCCTGGAAATGAGAGAG AATTCAGACCTGGCGGAGCTGCAGCGCAGTCAGCTGCGCGATGACATCAGAGAGTACAAGGTGCGGGAGACTCGTCTGCTGCAGGACTACAGTGAGCTGGAAGAGGAGAACATCTCTCTTCAGAAGCAAGTGTCTGTGCTGAGGCAGAACCAG GTGGAATTTGAAGGCCTAAAGCATGAGATCCGCCGTCTGGAGGAGGACTCCCAGTGCCTCAACAGCCAGCTGGAGGAAGCCATGCGGCTCAGAGAGATCGCTGAGCGACAGCTAACGGAGGCCTTAGAGACGATTAAAACGGAGCGTGAGCAGAAGGCCGCCCTGCGCAAAGAGCTCTCACATTACATGACCATCGGCGGCTCCGTGTACAATAGCTCTTTAAATATCTCCATCGACAACCTAAAACTCAACGACGACCCTTCCGCCGTCACGGAGCCTGACAACGACGACCTGATCCGAGGCTTCGAGAACGGCTTGATCAAGACGGGCGAAGGTGACGAAGACAACCGAGCTGCTGTGAACAAGAGAGGAGAGCCCATCAAACCGGCTCCTAGCCTGGTGGACGACCTGCTGAGTGAGCTCAACATCTCGGAGATCCAGAAACTTAAACAGCAGCTTGTACAG GTGGAGCGGGAGAAAGTGGCGCTTATCAACTCTTTGCAGGAGAGCCAGAAGCAGCTGGAGCAGGCCTATGGGACTGTCTCTGAGCAAAAGGAAACTGTCAACAAACTCACTGAGAATCTCAGTGCAATGAGGAAACTCCAGGCCAGTAAGGAGCGCCATTCTGCCCTCGACAgtgaaaaagacagagacagccATGATGACGGAGACTACTACGAGCTGGACATCAACGGACCTGAGATCCTTAAGTGTAAATACACTGTGGCGGTTTCGGAAGCTGGAGAGTTGAGGCAGGAGCTGAAGACGCTGAAGGCACAGTACGAGGAATGTCGGACACAGTACGAAGATGAGCGAGCGCGACTGGAGAGCGAGGTCCAGGACTTAAGGTCAAGGTTAGCATCCCTGGAGAAGATTAGCCAAACGGATAAAGCGGAGGTGGCTCGTCTGGAGAAGGAACTCCGTCTGGTTACCGAGGCTGCAGGAGAGTCACTTGGCAGCCTTAATGTGGCGCAGGATGAGCTCATAGCTTTCAGTGAGGAGCTAGCCAATCTCTACAaccatgtatgtatgtgcaaCAATGAGACTCCCAACCGTGTCATGCTCGACTACTACAAGGAAGGCAAGGCCATAATAAGAAGGGGGcaagaaggagggaaggagcaCCACTCCTCCGTACTTCTCACTAATGGACTGATCACTGAGACTGACCCTGCAAAGTCAAACTCCAGTAGCACCACAGTCGCCCCGGCTCCAGCCCCAGAGCACCGCCCAGAACCCATGAACATCTATAACCTCGTAGCCATCATCCGAGACCAGATCCGCCACTTGCAGCAGGCAGTGGACCGCACCACGGAGCTGTCACGCCAGAGACTTGCCAATCTGGAGCTGAGCACAGTggcagacaaagacaaagaggctTGTATGGCAGAGATTCTCAAACTGAAGtccctgctcagcaccaaaagGGAACAGATCGCCACTCTCAGAGCTGTGCTCAAGGCCAACAAACAG ACCGCTGAGATCGCTCTGGCAAACCTGAAGAGTAAGTATGACAGCGAGAAGGTCATGGTGACTGAGACGATGATGAAGCTCCGCAATGAACTCAAGGCTTTGAAAGAGGATGCCGCCACATTCTCCTCTCTCCGAGCCATGTTTGCTACAAG gTGCGATGAGTATGTGACTCAGCTGGACGACATGCAGAGGCAACTGGCTGCTGCTGAGGATGAGAAGAAGACCCTGAATTCTCTGTTACGAATGGCCATCCAGCAGAAACTGGCCTTAACTCAGCGCCTAGAGGACTTGGAGTTCGATCACGAGCAGGCGCGCCGCAACAGCGCCACAGCGGTGGGAGcgaaaggcaaaaaaaagggCAAGGGAGCCTCCTCCAGTCATCAT